Genomic window (Kangiella profundi):
ACTTTTGAGTTGGAAATCTTTACATGAAATTCGGCGCTGCAATGAGCTAGAGCTAGCTATGGATAATGAAAAGGCTTCTAGATTAAGTAGAAGCCCTTAAAAAATATATCTGTCTTATGATTTTTACTAATTATAGCATCCGTCTTAAAACATCAGTGTCAGATCCTTTATCAAACCAGCGATGTTTAATTGTTCCTGCCAAGTGTAAAATAATCAGTAATAAAAGCGAATAAGCCAGTATTTCATGCAGCTCGTGCATTAAGTGAGCTGTATCCTCATTATCGGCAACCAGGCCTGGAATTGGCACTCCAAACCATTCAACATCAAAACCCTGATAGTCTGATGAAAGGTATCCAACAACAGGAATTGCCACCATTAATACATAGAACAGGAAGTGGGTAATTTTTGTTAGCCATCTTTCCCAAGTTGCCAGGCTGGATGGTAATGGTGGATTCTTTGAAAAGAGTCTCACGATAATTCTTATAATTACCAACCCTAGCACTGTGATACCAAAAGATTTATGGACCGGATAAATTTCATATTTGAGTTCGCTTTCCATCGGTAATCCCGCCATGTACCAGCCAACAGCAATCATAACGATCAGCATGAGTGCTATCAGCCAATGCAGCACACGCAGAGCTAGTGAGTATTTTTCTTGCATAACGTTTCCCCATTTGGTTATGAAGCATCAATATAAAATGCTTTATAGGAAGATGGCAAGTAAAGAGAAGGGAGTGTTGCTTAGGGTTAGTTAAGGCTGGGCAGTTAGGCTGGGTTAGTCAGCGATGCCGCTAAACCAGCCATAAGCTTGTAATTATTTTTTAAAGGCTATCGGTTGACCCATAACCGTTGGGGCATAAGCCTTCATGTTCTTATGCCATTCAAGCGTATCCTTTGGAAAAAGTAGTACGATAGTAGAGCCGAGTTTAAAGCGGCCCATTTCTTCGCCTTTCTTTAAGCTCACTTCGCCGTGTTCATAATCCCAGCTACGAACTTCCTTACGAGTAGGAGGGGTTACTGTACCATGCCAGACAGTTTCAACGCTGCCTACAATTGTTGCGCCTACTAATACCATCGCCATTGGTCCTAGTTCAGTATCAAACATGGCAACCACTCGTTCATTGCGCGCAAAAAGGTTTGGTACTTTGCGGGCAGTTAATGGATTGACGCTAAAAAGCTTTCCCGGGACATGAATCATTTTGGTTAGCTGGCCATCGATTGGCATGTGCAGACGATGATAGTCTTTTGGAGCCAGGTAGACCGTCGCGAACTCTCCGTCCTGAAAAGGGGCTGCTAAGTCTGCATCGCCACCCAGTAACGTTTTTGCTGAGTAGGTGTGGCCTTTGGCCTGAAAAATATAGCCATTATCAATTTTGCCTAATTGACTTATCGCACCATCGGCAGGGTGAACGATTGAGTTGTCATCTGAATCAATGGGTCTGACATCAGCTTTTAATGAACGAGTAAAAAAATCATTGAAGGTTTTGTAGTCTTCAGGATTTTCGCGTTCGGCAATGCTCATATCAATGCCGTACTTTTTGATGAACCATTTGATAAAGGCATTCTTTATTTTAACGTTTTCGCTTTCGGCAATTTTTCCCATTAGCAGCGAAATGCCGTGTTGCGGAATCAGGTATTGTGATAATACTTTTAATGTGTCGGACATGGGTTTTCAGAATTCCAATAAATAGTTGGCGATATTGTAGCTTAAATAATAGGCTCAGACTATTAGCCTATCCATACGTAGTGTTAGAGTTCAGTTAAGCAAAAGGTTGATCGAAGTGCTGGATTAGATGTCGGTAGTTTTTTAAGCGACTCGCTGCAATAGAGCCTTCTTTTGCAGCGGCCAACACTGCGCAACCCGGTTCATTAAGATGCTTACAGTCGCGAAACTTACATTGCTCACCAATTTGTGAGATTTCGATAAAGCCCTGTTTAATATCCTCATCTTCCAGATGCCACAGGCCAAATTCCCTGACTCCCGGTGAGTCGACCAGGTAAGTGTCATCGTCAAGTCTATACAGTCGTGATGCGGTTGTGGTGTGCGTACCAAGCCCAGATGTTTCAGAAACTTCGCCCGTTGCAATTTTCATATCGGGAAACAGGTAACCAATTAAGGTGGACTTTCCCACTCCTGACTGGCCAGCCAGTAATAGCTGTTTACCTTTTAAGCTCTTAACCAGCTGATCAACACCCTCACCAGTTTTTGAGCTGATGTAGTAAATTGGATAACCTAAATCCTGATATAGTTTTAATCGGTCTTTAATCGCTTCTTGTTCGCTGTGCGCAACCGTATCCCACTTATTCATGATAATCCATACTGGAAGTTGGCTGGCTTGGGCAGCGACTAAATAGCGATCCAATAATACTTCTGAGAAAGCTGGTTCCGGTGCCAACAGCAATGCAATCAGATCAATGTTGGCAGCCACCGGTTTGACGCCATGATGCGGGGTGGGGCGCTTGAGCAGTGAGCGGCGAGGTTCCAGCTCCACCAGAATTCCGGTTGGCAGATCCTTCTGGCGTCGAAACCAGACTCGATCACCCACCACCGGAACCTCATTTGATTTACGTAAAAAGCAGCGGATAGTGTTGAAAGATTCATCGGCAATATCAACCTGCTGTCCAAAACGACTGATCACTATCCCTTGCTCTGGATCGAGCAGACTTTCTTCATCGATATTTCGATCGACTGTCTGTTTTGTATAGTTAACCTGCTTATTGGGCTTTTTGCGCCAACGCTTGGAGGATTTTTTTTCTGGTTTAGCCAAAGCAAGTTACCTGTTTATGTTTCAACGAAGAAATTAATCTTCCTGAAAGTTAGGACCAAAATTGCCACTGTTATCCAGTGCATCAATATGGGCAGCACAAATTAAATCGTTAAGACAGACGCTGTTACCGGCATCGTGAGTAGTGTAGCGAACCAGACAGTGGCCATAACTCACTTCAAGATCTGGGTGATGTGCCTGCTTATTCGCGATCCAGGCCACTGCATTAACAAAAGCCATGGTGTGGTAATAATTTTTGAACTTAAATTTGCGATAAATTGCTCCCGTATCCTGATCAAATTGCCAGTGACTTAATTGCTCACTCATTAGCTGTTTGCGTTTTGATTCATCAAGCGGGCTTCTTGCATCATCGTTGTGTACACATTGTTGCTGTGCCAGTTGCATAATATCTCCTATAAATCTTTAAGCTGTTATTTGTGAACGGGTTTCAGTTACCTGCTCAGGCGCTTCCATACGAGCGCAAAAACTGCGACTATAATAGCTGAAAACTTCATTAGTATGGAGCTTAGCTGAGTATAATGATGCACATTGTAACGATTAGGAGCTGGTTTTGACAAAAAATGACGATAATTTGATCTGGGTTGATCTGGAAATGACGGGTTTGGATCCAGAAACTGATGTAGTTATTGAGATTGCAACTATTGTCACGGATAAGGATCTAAATATATTAGCGGAAGGTCCTGTCATCGCAATTCATCAGCCGGATGAGGTGCTCGACAATATGAATGAATGGTGTGTCGTTCAGCATGGAAAGTCAGGATTAACCGAGCGTGTGCGTCAAAGCACCATTGATGAAGATGAGGCAAGTGAACTGACCTTGGCATTTTTGAAGCAGTGGGTTGATGAAGGCAAGTCGCCAATGTGCGGCAATAGTATCTGTCAGGATCGCCGCTTTATGGTTAAACACATGCCAAAGCTGGAGACCTATTTCCACTATCGTCATATTGATGTTAGTACTCTAAAAGAACTGGCTCGACGCTGGAAGCCATCCATATTGAATGGTTTGACTAAGGCGGCGACTCACTTGGCGCTGGATGACATTCGAGAATCCATTGAGGAGTGTCGTTATTACCGTGAGCATTTTATTGATCTGGCATAGCGATCCGCAGAGAACCAACATGCCCTAAGGAAAGTGTATGCATCCCATATTTACAGCAGACAGTATAAAAGTCATTGAGCAGGAAGCTGCCAAAGCGCAGGGCTTTGCTCTGTTTGAACTGATGGAGCGGGCTGGACGAGCAGCATTTGATTGCATGGAGCGAGAATGGCCATTGGCTCACCGCATTGTCATAGTCACAGGCTCTGGTAACAATGCTGGCGATGGTTTAATAGTGGCAGGTCTTGCGCAACGTGTGGGCATGCAGGTGACACTGGTGCCAATTAAACCACTGGATGAACTTTCCGGGGATGCGGCCAAGGCCTGGCAGCAAATTAAGGACAAGAACATCACCATTAAAGAGCCAAACCAGGCCATATTTGAGCAGGCTGATGTAATCGTTGATGCCCTGCTGGGAACTGGCTTCAAAGGGCAGTTGCGTGATGAGTACGCTCAGGTGATTGAGCAGGTTAATCAATCGGGCATGCCAGTTCTTGCTTTGGATTTACCCAGTGGTGTTTATGCAGATACTGGATTGTGTGCTGAGCCCCATATCAGAGCTGACCATACGGTCAGTTTTATTTTTTATAAAGTCTGTCAGGTAATGAATGAAGGACTCGCTGCTCAGGGCGAGCTGCACCTGGCAATGCTGGGTGTCGGGCAGTCGCAATTTTATCAACAGCGTCCTGTTGCATGGAAACAGTCCTATGCGGATGTGATTGACGAAATGCCAGAGCGTAGCGCGACAACCTACAAGCAGGCGTGCGGACACTTGATGTGTGTTGGCGGTGACTTCACTATGGGTGGTGCCATTATGTTGGCGACTGAAGCTGCGCTCCGCAGCGGTGCGGGGCTGGTAACGACATTCCTGCACCCAGACAATCGTAGTGCGGCTTTAGGCTTTTGCCCAGAAGCCATGTGGCATGGTGTAGCTTTTGAAGAGTTGAGTTTTAACAGTTTAATTGAAACCAGCCCAAAACAGTTTGACGCGATAGTGCTCGGCCCCGGGCTGGGTCGAAGTGAATGGGCGCGACAGGTTTTTGAGCAATCATTCAGCTATGCCGTACAGCAGAAGCTACCTTGTCTCATAGATGGTGATGGACTTTTCTGGTTACAGAGAAGCCTTGAAAACAATGATAGTGTGACTTTGCCGCAGCCATTGATTTTGACTCCACACTTTGGCGAAGCAGCTCGGCTGTTAAGCTGCGATACAGCCAAAGTCAGTGATGATAGAATCGCTGCTGCTAAAGACATCTCCGAAAAATATCACTGTATTTGTTTATTAAAAGGTGCAGGAACGATATTGTCTGATGGGCAACAGGTAGTAATAGCAGGTGGTGCTCATCCAGCTATGGCAACAGCCGGGCTTGGAGATGTGTTAAGTGGACTGATTGGCTCTTTGGTGGTGCAGGGTATGTCAGGCTGGGATGCAGCGCGACTGGCTACCTCTATTCATTTTGCTGCTGGTGTTGAAGCAGCTGGCGATAGAACTCGAGGCATGTTGGCTTCCGAGTTGATTGAAACGATAAACTTTTTGGTAAACAGGTAACTGGTTTACCTCTTGTTTCGGATTTGAGCAGATGCAGAATATTACAGTTGAATTAGTCGATGAGTTTCAAACCGTGAGGATGGGACAAAAACTGGCCGCCTGCATTAAAGCACCTATGACGATTTACTTTAAGGGTGACCTTGGGGCCGGTAAAACCACACTAATTCGCGGAATTTTACGTGGCTTTGGCTACCAGGGAGCCACAAAAAGCCCTACTTACACCTTGGTAGAGCCTTACGAGCTAGTAGGTGTGTCCATTTACCACTTTGATCTTTATCGGTTAGCTGATCCTGAAGAGCTGGAATTTATCGGTATTCGGGAATATCAACAACCTGATTCCATCATGTTGATAGAGTGGCCAGAAAAGGGCTTGGGAATGATTCCGCAGGCCGATCTGATGATTGAGTTGGATTATAATAATGATGGACGAGTGGTAACCTTGTCTTCGGCTAAAAGCGAGATTATGCAAAAACTGGAAAAAAGCTGTGATTTTATGCCAAAATCAAGCTAAAGCACTGGGAATAAGTGACTAACTATAACGATATGATGAGAAAGTGGCTGACAATTACACTGAGCATGTTAATGCTCACGCTTGGTATATCCGCTGCACAGGCATCGGTGATCCAAAGCATGCGTTTCTGGCAATCGCCGGAATCGACTCGTGTTGTCCTTGATTTATCCTCCCCAGTCACCCATGAGATCAGTATCCTTGAAAACCCTCACCGAATAGTCGTCGATATTCCTGGCGCAAACGTCAATGTTGATCTTAACCGACTTGATATTCAAAGCGATCTGGTCAAGCGAGTGCGAAAAAGCAGCCCTCCGCGTGATGGTGTTCTGCGCCTGGTTCTTGATTTGAATAAAGCGGCCAAACCTAAGAGTTTCTCACTTAAACCCTATCAGGAATATGGTGATCGGCTGGTTATTGATCTATTTGATGAAAGCCGCGAAGAAATCCAGCCTCCAGTTGCTGCTCAGGGAAGTGATCGCGATATCGTGGTTGCAGTTGATGCCGGACATGGTGGTGAAGACCCTGGGGCCATAGGTGGCCGTGGCACTAAAGAAAAAGATATTGTACTGGCGCTTTCTAAAGAGTTGGTGAAAGAACTCAATAAGGTAGAAGGCATTAAAGCTTTTCTGACCCGAACAGGCGATTATTATCTACCGCATCGAAAGCGCACCGATCTGGCCAGATTGCAGCGTGCAGATTTATTCGTATCAGTGCATGCTGATGGCTTTAAGAGTCCTCGGGCAAAAGGTGCATCGGTTTGGGTTCTCAACTTGCACGGCGCCAAGTCTGAAGTCGCGCGTTGGATGCAGATGCAGGAAGAAAAGTCAGAACTACTGGGTGGTGTTGATAGCTCGGTGGTTCTCTCAAATTACGACAACTCCGTTAAGTCTGTGCTACTTGATTTGCAGATGGAGAATTCTATTACTGAAAGTACCAAGGTGGCGAACATAGTGCATGGCGCCATGAGCAAAGTGGTTCCTAAAATGCACAAAAAGCATGTTGAAGAAAACTCCTTGCTGGTACTCAAAAATCCAGACATTCCGTCAATATTGGTTGAGTTGGGCTTCATCACCAATCCTGAAGAAGAAGCACTGATGAAAACCGCTTCTTATCGACAAAAGTTAGCTCGTGGCGTTGGTGACGGAATTGTTGATTACTTTAAACAGCACGCA
Coding sequences:
- a CDS encoding cytochrome b gives rise to the protein MQEKYSLALRVLHWLIALMLIVMIAVGWYMAGLPMESELKYEIYPVHKSFGITVLGLVIIRIIVRLFSKNPPLPSSLATWERWLTKITHFLFYVLMVAIPVVGYLSSDYQGFDVEWFGVPIPGLVADNEDTAHLMHELHEILAYSLLLLIILHLAGTIKHRWFDKGSDTDVLRRML
- the asd gene encoding archaetidylserine decarboxylase (Phosphatidylserine decarboxylase is synthesized as a single chain precursor. Generation of the pyruvoyl active site from a Ser is coupled to cleavage of a Gly-Ser bond between the larger (beta) and smaller (alpha chains). It is an integral membrane protein.), coding for MSDTLKVLSQYLIPQHGISLLMGKIAESENVKIKNAFIKWFIKKYGIDMSIAERENPEDYKTFNDFFTRSLKADVRPIDSDDNSIVHPADGAISQLGKIDNGYIFQAKGHTYSAKTLLGGDADLAAPFQDGEFATVYLAPKDYHRLHMPIDGQLTKMIHVPGKLFSVNPLTARKVPNLFARNERVVAMFDTELGPMAMVLVGATIVGSVETVWHGTVTPPTRKEVRSWDYEHGEVSLKKGEEMGRFKLGSTIVLLFPKDTLEWHKNMKAYAPTVMGQPIAFKK
- the rsgA gene encoding small ribosomal subunit biogenesis GTPase RsgA, with the translated sequence MAKPEKKSSKRWRKKPNKQVNYTKQTVDRNIDEESLLDPEQGIVISRFGQQVDIADESFNTIRCFLRKSNEVPVVGDRVWFRRQKDLPTGILVELEPRRSLLKRPTPHHGVKPVAANIDLIALLLAPEPAFSEVLLDRYLVAAQASQLPVWIIMNKWDTVAHSEQEAIKDRLKLYQDLGYPIYYISSKTGEGVDQLVKSLKGKQLLLAGQSGVGKSTLIGYLFPDMKIATGEVSETSGLGTHTTTASRLYRLDDDTYLVDSPGVREFGLWHLEDEDIKQGFIEISQIGEQCKFRDCKHLNEPGCAVLAAAKEGSIAASRLKNYRHLIQHFDQPFA
- a CDS encoding 4a-hydroxytetrahydrobiopterin dehydratase is translated as MQLAQQQCVHNDDARSPLDESKRKQLMSEQLSHWQFDQDTGAIYRKFKFKNYYHTMAFVNAVAWIANKQAHHPDLEVSYGHCLVRYTTHDAGNSVCLNDLICAAHIDALDNSGNFGPNFQED
- the orn gene encoding oligoribonuclease; its protein translation is MTKNDDNLIWVDLEMTGLDPETDVVIEIATIVTDKDLNILAEGPVIAIHQPDEVLDNMNEWCVVQHGKSGLTERVRQSTIDEDEASELTLAFLKQWVDEGKSPMCGNSICQDRRFMVKHMPKLETYFHYRHIDVSTLKELARRWKPSILNGLTKAATHLALDDIRESIEECRYYREHFIDLA
- a CDS encoding NAD(P)H-hydrate dehydratase, which gives rise to MHPIFTADSIKVIEQEAAKAQGFALFELMERAGRAAFDCMEREWPLAHRIVIVTGSGNNAGDGLIVAGLAQRVGMQVTLVPIKPLDELSGDAAKAWQQIKDKNITIKEPNQAIFEQADVIVDALLGTGFKGQLRDEYAQVIEQVNQSGMPVLALDLPSGVYADTGLCAEPHIRADHTVSFIFYKVCQVMNEGLAAQGELHLAMLGVGQSQFYQQRPVAWKQSYADVIDEMPERSATTYKQACGHLMCVGGDFTMGGAIMLATEAALRSGAGLVTTFLHPDNRSAALGFCPEAMWHGVAFEELSFNSLIETSPKQFDAIVLGPGLGRSEWARQVFEQSFSYAVQQKLPCLIDGDGLFWLQRSLENNDSVTLPQPLILTPHFGEAARLLSCDTAKVSDDRIAAAKDISEKYHCICLLKGAGTILSDGQQVVIAGGAHPAMATAGLGDVLSGLIGSLVVQGMSGWDAARLATSIHFAAGVEAAGDRTRGMLASELIETINFLVNR
- the tsaE gene encoding tRNA (adenosine(37)-N6)-threonylcarbamoyltransferase complex ATPase subunit type 1 TsaE, whose protein sequence is MQNITVELVDEFQTVRMGQKLAACIKAPMTIYFKGDLGAGKTTLIRGILRGFGYQGATKSPTYTLVEPYELVGVSIYHFDLYRLADPEELEFIGIREYQQPDSIMLIEWPEKGLGMIPQADLMIELDYNNDGRVVTLSSAKSEIMQKLEKSCDFMPKSS
- a CDS encoding N-acetylmuramoyl-L-alanine amidase, with the protein product MTNYNDMMRKWLTITLSMLMLTLGISAAQASVIQSMRFWQSPESTRVVLDLSSPVTHEISILENPHRIVVDIPGANVNVDLNRLDIQSDLVKRVRKSSPPRDGVLRLVLDLNKAAKPKSFSLKPYQEYGDRLVIDLFDESREEIQPPVAAQGSDRDIVVAVDAGHGGEDPGAIGGRGTKEKDIVLALSKELVKELNKVEGIKAFLTRTGDYYLPHRKRTDLARLQRADLFVSVHADGFKSPRAKGASVWVLNLHGAKSEVARWMQMQEEKSELLGGVDSSVVLSNYDNSVKSVLLDLQMENSITESTKVANIVHGAMSKVVPKMHKKHVEENSLLVLKNPDIPSILVELGFITNPEEEALMKTASYRQKLARGVGDGIVDYFKQHAPDGTLFAARYRQNIYHVQRGDSLIKVARRFNVSVRDLKSANQLSTNVVRIGQKLVIPTAE